CATCCTGTAATGAACCCGGCTTGCGATAGCAGGCCGTCTGCGCTGCTTTCGGGCACGATTTGATGCTCAACGTAGCGTTGCTACGCCTGCGCTCAAACCGCACCCGAAATCGACACATCCGCCCCACTCTCCCAAGCCTCACGGCATCGGGGAGGTGAGCCGCTGTTGGGTACCTTTGGCACCCAAGGCGCTCCATTTGGGAGGCATGCTTCGCTGCCTACGGCAGCTAAGCTACGAGATAAACTAATTTTATCACCCTCCAGCGAAGCGACGACAAATAGCCTTGGAGGGGGAGGCCAGAGGTGGAACCTTTCTCGAAAGGTTCCACCTCTGGCCGCAGCAGGCCAAAAAAAACCGCCCTGTCAGCCAAGCTGACAGGGCGGTTTTTGGTTGTTTCGCACTACTGAACGTACACCTTGAGTTTTTGTCCTGCGTAGATGGTGCCTCGGGAATTCAGGGAGTTCCAACGGCGCAGGTCCGAGACGGTGACGCCGAATTTTTCAGAAATGGTGGTCAGGTTGTCGCCCCGACGCACCTTGTACTGGACCAGCTGGGTCTTGACCTTTTCCGCATCCTTGACAGCCTGTTTGGTGGCCTCATTGGTACTGTTCGGGATGTAGAGCTTCTGGCCGACCTTGAGACTGTTGGAGCGCAATCCGTTGGCCTTCTTCAAGGTGGACACCGTTGTCCCGAAGACCTGGGATATGGACCACAGGGTGTCGCCCGAATGAACCACATAATTGCCGCGTTTGGCGGCAATGGCCCGGGTCTCGGCCTTGGAGGAGGACGAGGATGAGGCAGGGGCGGACGCGGTCACAGTCTTGCCTGCACCGTTGCCCGGCACCATGACGTACTGTCCTGGCCTCAGGGTGTTCGAACGGGTGTTGTTGACGCTTTTGAGCACATTGATGGGCACACCGTATCTGCTGGAGATGCGCCACCAGGAATCACCGGACCGAACGCGGTACCGGGTATAACCCGCATAGGGCCTGGAGCCTGGATCAGCCAGATAGGCTATCATCTTGTCGGCCTTGGCCACGGGCAGATAAGCGGTGGCCTCCATGTTGGGCGGGCTGACCTGACGGCGAAACGCCGGATTGTACTCGTGGAATTCGGACCAGGTCATGCCCCCGGCACGGGCCAGGGCGAGCAGATCTGTACCGGCGGGCACCTTGACGGGTGCGATTTCCTCTTCCATCTCCCAGGACACCGGCTCGTAACCGAGGGAATCAAGGTTCTGGAATATCTTGGAAATGGCAATGAACTTCGGGACGTAATGCCGGGTTTCCTTTTTCAGGCGAGTACGGCCGGATAATTTGCGGTTCTTTTCGGTCAATTCGAAGAAATCATCGCAATCGGCCTGCTTCAAGGCACGGGAGATCTTGCCTTCACCGGCATTGTACGCGGCCAGGGCAAGGTACCAATCACCGAATTTATCATAAAGGTCGCGCAGGTGGCGTGCAGCCGCATCAGTAGCCTTGTAGGGGTCGCGGCGCTCGTCGATCCACCAGTTGGACTGGAGACCATAGAGCCGTCCTGTTCCCTTCATGAACTGCCACATGCCGCCGGCACCGGCCCAGGAATAGGCTTTGACGTTGTACCCGGACTCGACAAAGGGCAGCAGAACCAAGTCCTGCGGCAGGCCGTACTGGGTGAAGACGCGGCGCACATAGGGCAGATACGGCTGAGAGCGCTCCAGCCAGCGCACCACGGTCTTGCGTGCCTTGTGGTTGAAGTAGGAAAAAAACAGTTCGACTTCCGCAGTCTCATGGGACTCCAGGTCGAAAAGCAGACCAAAGCGCTGGTTGAGTACAGCCTGTTCGGTCTGAGTGAGGTCTTCTTCGGAGGCTTCAGGCGTGGCCTCGATCTCCGGTTCAAGGGCCTCGGCATCTTCGGGTACCTGATTCTCGGTGACCACTTCCTCCACAACCGGGACAACCTCGGGCGTGGATTTGGTCGAACAACCGGTGGTCAGGGTCGCAACGAGCAGTCCCACTGCAATCAGGCATGTATATTGTAAAATTTTCAAGTCATCCTCCGACTTTCGCACATCATTATCAGATTCACCTGGCATTGAAAAGTCTAGAAAAAATCTTGACTTCCAACATAATACAAATACCTGCT
The Pseudodesulfovibrio sp. S3 genome window above contains:
- a CDS encoding lytic transglycosylase domain-containing protein, translating into MKILQYTCLIAVGLLVATLTTGCSTKSTPEVVPVVEEVVTENQVPEDAEALEPEIEATPEASEEDLTQTEQAVLNQRFGLLFDLESHETAEVELFFSYFNHKARKTVVRWLERSQPYLPYVRRVFTQYGLPQDLVLLPFVESGYNVKAYSWAGAGGMWQFMKGTGRLYGLQSNWWIDERRDPYKATDAAARHLRDLYDKFGDWYLALAAYNAGEGKISRALKQADCDDFFELTEKNRKLSGRTRLKKETRHYVPKFIAISKIFQNLDSLGYEPVSWEMEEEIAPVKVPAGTDLLALARAGGMTWSEFHEYNPAFRRQVSPPNMEATAYLPVAKADKMIAYLADPGSRPYAGYTRYRVRSGDSWWRISSRYGVPINVLKSVNNTRSNTLRPGQYVMVPGNGAGKTVTASAPASSSSSSKAETRAIAAKRGNYVVHSGDTLWSISQVFGTTVSTLKKANGLRSNSLKVGQKLYIPNSTNEATKQAVKDAEKVKTQLVQYKVRRGDNLTTISEKFGVTVSDLRRWNSLNSRGTIYAGQKLKVYVQ